The sequence CGGCAGCGCGCCGCGCCTGAAGCGGGCCTCGAACTGTTCCAGCGCCTTGCGTGCGGCTTCCTCGCCGTGGAAGCGGGCGACGATCTCCAGCGCCAGCCTGACCTTGAAATCGCGGGGGTTGGCCCCCTCGGCGCAGGCCCGCTTCCAGTCCTCGATCTCCGCCATGGGGCGAAAGCTGAGGAGCTCGAAGTAGCGCCACATCAGTTCGTCGGAAATCGACATCAGCTTGCCGAACTGTTCTTCCGGAGGTTCGGTGATGCCGATGTAGTTACCCAGGGACTTGGACATCTTCTGCACCCCGTCGAGCCCTTCCAGCAGCGGCAGGGTGATGACCACCTGGGGCTTCTGGCCATAGCTCTCCTGCAGGTGGCGGCCCACCAGCAGGTTGAACTTCTGGTCGGTGCCGCCCAGCTCCACGTCGGCCCTGAGGGCGACCGAGTCGTAGCCCTGGATCAGGGGGTAGAGGAATTCGTGGATGGCGATGGCCTGACCGCTTTGGTAGCGCTTGCTGAAATCGTCGCGCTCGAGCATCCGCGCCACGGTGTATTTGCCCGCCAGCTGGATCAGGTCGGCGGCGCTCATGGCGTTCATCCAGCTGGAGTTGAACATCACCAGGGTCTTTTCCGGGTCGAGGATCTTGAAGATCTGTTCCTCGTAGGTGCGGGCGTTCTCGATCACCTCGTCGCGGGTCAGGGGTGGGCGGGTCTGGATCTTGCCGGTGGGATCGCCGATCATGGCGGTGAAGTCGCCGATGAGGAAGATGGTTTCGTGGCCCAGATCCTGGAACTGCTTGAGCTTGTTGAGCAGCACCGTATGGCCCAGGTGCAGGTCCGGGGCGGTGGGGTCGAAACCGGCCTTGACCCTGAGCCGCCGGCCGCTGCGAAGCCGCTCGACCAGCTCCTGCTGCGGCAGGATTTCCTCGGTTCCACGCTTGATCAGCGCCAGCGCCTGTTCCACGTCCGTCATGGATTCTCCTTGAATGTTCAGAATTGGCAAGCCTGCCCGACATTATATAGACTAGGCCGCTTGTGTCGTACTGCCAGAAGGTCGATGGTTACAGTTCTCAAGCCTAGATATCTGCTCGCCATGCTCGGCGCCTTCATGATCGCCGCCGCCGGCCTGGACTTCTGGGAGGTGCAGTCTCTGCGGCTACCGACGGTTACCGACACCGGGGAAGACAGCCAGGCAGCGGCCGCCGAAGCACCGCACCAGAGTCGGGTGGAATCCGGCATCCTCCAGGAGGATACCCTGGCGGCCGTCCCGGTCGCTCCCGTCCCGGAGGAACCGCGCGGGAGCTGGGTGGAGCACCGCATCGTCCGGGGCGACACCCTGGCGGCCATCTTCGCCCGCTATGGCATCGACGCGCGCTACCTCCAGCGGCTGCTCAGCGCTGACGATCCCCTGGCCGACACCCTGACCCAGCTCTATCCGGGGCGGGCCCTGAAATTCCTGGTGAAGCCCGACGGCACGCTGGAAAAGCTGGTCTATGAACGCAGCCGCATGGAGCGGCTGGAGGCCACGCCGACGGCGACCGGCTTCGCCATAGAAAAAATCCTCGAACACCCCTTAAGGGAGCTGCGCCACGCCCGCGGCGCCATCGACTCGACCCTGTACGAAGCAGGTCACCAGGCCGGTCTGAGCGACAAGCTCATCATGGCGCTGACCGAGATCTTCGGCTGGGACATCGATTTCGCCCGCAGCATCCGCCCGGGCGACCGCTTCCAGGTCCTCTACGAGAAACTCCGCCTGGACGGGGAGGTCATCGGCGACGGCCCCATCATCGCCGCCGAGTTCGTCAACCAGGGCAAGGTCCACCGCGCCATCCGCTTCGTCCACCCCGACGGCCACGTCGATTACTACACCCCGGAAGGCCGGTCCCTGCGCAAGGCGTTTCTGCGCACCCCCGTCAAGTCGGCCCGCATCAGTTCCCGCTTCAACCTCCATCGCCGCCATCCGGTGCTGCACCGCATCCGCGCCCACAAGGGGGTGGACTACGCCGCTCCCATCGGCACCCCGGTGCACGCCACCGGTGACGGCAGGATCATCTTCCGCGGCTGGAAGGGCGGTTACGGGCGGGTCGTCATTCTCGACCACGGCCGCGGTTACACCACCCTTTACGCCCACCTGCACCGCTTCGGCAAGTTCAAGCAGGGCAGCCGGGTCCGCCAGGGGGACGTCATCGGTTACATCGGCAAGTCGGGGCTGGCCACCGGACCGCACCTGCACTACGAATTCCGCATCAACGGCGTCCACCGTGACCCCCTGACCGTCCCCCTGCCCGACAGCCAGCCGCTGCCCGCCGGCCTGCGGACGGCTTTCGCGCAGCAGGCCGCCCCCCTGCTGGCGGAACTGGAAAAACCGACCCCCGGATCCCTGGCCCGGACCGAAACCAAACGGTGAGCGACCGCTACATCGGGCTGATGGCCGGCACCAGCCTCGACGGCGTCGACGCGGTGCTGGCCGAGATCCGCGGCGACCGCGACATCCGCACCCTCGCCTGGAATTATCATCCCTTCGAGGCGGAACTGCGCGCCACGCTGCAGCGCCATTGCTTCGGTGATGCCATCCCCCTCCCCCTGCTGGGGGAACTCGATGCCTGGCTGGGGGAAACCTTCGCCCGGGCGGCGCTGTCCCTGCTGCGCGAGGCCAACGTCCCTCCCGGCCGGATCCGCGCCATCGGCAGCCACGGCCAGACCCTGCACCACGGCCCCGACGCCCGCCACCCCTACACGTTGCAGATCGGCGACCCCAACCGCATCGCCGCACTCACCGGCATGACCACCGTGGCCGACTTCCGCCGCCGCGACATCGCCGTCGGCGGCCAGGGCGCCCCGCTGGTGCCGGCGTTCCATCGCGCCGTATTCTCACATTCGGGCGAGGACCGCGCGGTCCTCAATCTGGGGGGCATCGCCAATCTCACCCTGCTGCCCGGAGACGGACGGCCGGTCACCGGCTTCGACACCGGGCCCGGCAACACCCTTCTGGATGCCTGGTTCCGCCGCCATCACCCCCAGGGCCACTGGGACGAGGCCGGCCGCTGGGCGGCGCAGGGAAGCTGCAACCCGGCCCTGTTGCGGCGCCTGCTGGCCGACCCCTATTTCCAGCGCCGGCCGCCGAAAAGCACCGGCCCGGAACGTTTCTCCCTGGACTGGCTGGCGGGGCATCTGCGCCACTGTCCTGATCTGCCTCCCGAGGACGTCCAGGCCACCCTGATCGATCTGACCGCCGTCAGCGCCACCGCCGCCCTGCGCCGGACCCTGCCGGGCGCATCGCAACTGCTGGTGTGCGGCGGCGGGGTGCACAACCCCGTCCTGATGGCGGCCCTGGCCCGCCACAGCCCCTGCCCGGTCACCACCACCGCCGCCTGCGGCATCGACCCGGACCAGGTGGAGGCGCTGGCCTTCGCCTGGCTGGCCTGGCGGACCCTGGCGGGGAAACCGGGCAACCTGCCGGCGGTGACCGGCGCCTGCGAGGAAGTGATTCTGGGGGCGGTCTATCCGGTCTAGACCGAGAACGACGAGCCGCAGCCGCAGGTGGTCCTGGCGTTGGGATTGCGGATGACGAAGCGGGCACCGGAGAGATCGTCCTTGTAGTCGATCTCAGCGCCCTTGAGATACTGGATGCTCATGGAATCGATCAGCACCCGGACGCCGTTCTTTTCGATCACGGTGTCGTCCTCGGCCTGATCGGCGTCGAAGGTGAAACCATACTGGAACCCGGAACAGCCGCCACCGGTGATGTAAACCCTAAGCTTCAGATCCGGGTTTTCCTCCTCGGCCAGAAGTTCCGCCACCTTGGCGGCGGCGCTGTCGGTAAACACGATCGGTGCTTCGCTGCTGGACATGGTTTCCCTCGCTGTGACTGCGGATGATTATCCTTTTACCCGACCATTTTAGTCAACAATAGTGCCCAAAGATCCCTGGCACCGGTCCATTTTTTCATCTTCCGGAGGCCGGGAACCGCTAAGGATACAGCCCCGCCAGCTCCAGACCTGCCGTTTCCGGCAGGCCGAACACCAGGTTCATGTTCTGCACCGCCTGGCCCGCCGCACCCTTGACCAAGTTGTCGATCACCGCCAGCACCACCACCACGTCGCCGTTTCCGGGGCGGTGGACGGCGATCTGGCAACGGTTGGCACCGCGTACGTCGACGGTGTCGGGATGGCTGCCTGCGGGCAGCACTTCCACGAACGGCTCGCGGGCATAGTGGCGCTCGTAGAGGGCCTGGAGATCGGCCTCCTCGCGCAGGCGGGCGTAGAGGGTGGCGTGGATGCCGCGGATCATCGGCGTCAGGTGGGGAACGAAGGTCAGCTCAACCGGCTTGCCGGTCAGGGCCTGCAAGCCCTGGCGGATTTCCGGCAGATGGCGGTGACCCGGCACGGCATACGCCTTGAAGCCTTCCCCGGTTTCCGCCATCAGGGTGGCCACCTGGGCCTGACGGCCGGCGCCGGAAACTCCGGACTTGCAGTCGGCGACCAACCCTGTCCGTTCGATCACGTGCTGATGCAGCAGCGGCAGAAAACCCAGCTGCACCGCGGTGGGATAGCAGCCGGGGCAGGCGATCAGGCGGGCCTTTTTGATCTTCTCCCGGTTGACCTCCGGCAGGCCGTACACCGCGGACGCCAGCAGTTCGGGGCAGGCGTGGGGCTGACCGTACCACTGCTCCCAAACCTGGGGGTCCTTGAGGCGGAAGTCGGCCGCCAGATCGATCACCACCCGGCCCCGCTCCAGCAATGCCGGGGCGTACTGCATGGCGGTACCGTTGGGAGTGGCGAAGAAAATCACGTCGGCCTGGTCCAGAAGCTGCGGTTCCGGCGGCTGGAAGGTCAAATCCACCACCCCGCGCAGGTTGGGATAGACCTCGGCCACCCTCCTTCCCGCATCCCCGCGGGAGGTCACCAGCGCCAGCTCCGCCTGGGGATGGCGCGCCAGAATCCGCATCAGCTCGACACCGGTGTAACCGGTGCCGCCGACCACTGCCACTTTGATCATGCCTCTACCTCCGGATCGGAAAGGGCAGAGCATTATAGCAGTGCGCATTTGTTATAGCCTTCAAACCCATAGAAAACCCAGGGCAATCGCATGAACGCTACGTCCATCCAAGCAACTGAGCCCGATAGTGGTCACTGGAGGCGGCCAGGAGCCGTCTTGCCTTGATGCCCCCGCGGCGTTTGGTGGAGTCGAGGCGAAAGAGATTGAGCACCATCTGTTTGAGCAGCGCCAGGTTATGAGCCGCATGTCGGGTTCGAAGGCGCATCTGATCATCGTTGAATACGACATCCATACACCAGTGAAGCGGGTTCTCCACCGCCCAATGCTGGCGCACCGCCGAGGCCAGCCGTTCGGCATCGGCAGGCAGGCTGCTGATGTAGAAACGCCGTTCCCGGGTGGTTTTGCCGGCGACGGTGCGTTCGGACTCGACCACGGCAAAGCAGGCCAGATCCGGCCAGCGCTGGGGCCGGTCCAGGCTGTCGAGCTGGTCGAACACATAGCAGCGGCGCACTTCCAGGCGACCATGCACCTTGTCGACCGTCTCGCATTGCTGATGCGGGGTTTTGTCCGGCGCGTCCTGGAAGGCCTGGAAGAAATCCCGGATCGATTCGGCCAGACCTTTCTGGTTGTCCTTGACCGCCAGTACATAGTCGGCCCCCCGGTCACGGATGGCCTTGGCAATCTTGGGATCGGTCCCCATGGCATCGAGGGTCACCACGCATCCTTTCAAGGCCAGGGTTTCCAGCAGGGCGGGAATGGCCGTCTTCTCGTTGGATTTGTCGGCCACCGCCTCTTGACCGACCACCAACCGGTACTGAGCCGCAAAGGCACTGACCAGATGCAGGGGATCCTGCCCCTTGGACCGGCTACGCCGACTGGTCTTGCCGTCGATGGCGATCACCTGACCTTCCAATGCCGGAACCACGCTCACCGCCCAGCGCTGGAAGGCCGATCCGAACGCTTCCGGATCGATCATCGCCAAAATCCGCCCCAGGGTGTCATGGGACGGAATCCCATGCGGCAAAGGCACATATCGACGCAGCCAATCCAGCTTCTCTTTGCCCCAAAGTTCAATCTCCACCAACGTATCGGCACCGCAGATCACCGCACACACCACAACCACCAGCACTTCCACCAGATCGTAGGTCACCTTCGATGATTGTCGCGGGTCCGGAATCGATACGAACACCTCGCTCAGCGCCAGGGGCTTTTCCAACATCTGTGCCTCCCACAAAAAGCATGCTCCTCAGAGAAGAAGTCTCTAATCTGCAAGTAATCTGCTGCAAGTCATCGAATCTTAAACCATCATCTTCGTGGGGTATATTCATGCGATTGCCCTGATAGAAAACCATAGAAGAGGTTTTCTTAGGATTTGGTTTTACCTCACGCCAATGCGGTTGGGTCCAGTCCCACCCTACAAAAGTAGGGATTGGCGTTAAGGCAATCGCGGCGCTTTGCAGCTGGACTACGGCAGCGTGGGGACGATTCTGATCGGTCAGAACGGCGCCGCTCCCCCCATCGCTCAAGAAATTGCGCCAGCAACGCCTTGAGGAGGGTCTTTTGGCTCAGGTAGATGCCGCCATTCGGCCAAGAACTTCTTTGCCGAATGTTGCGGGCGGCATTGACATCCGCATGTTGCTTCCTGCCGCAAAATGCGCAGGTCAATGCCGCCTGACTTTTCCGGTTCCTTGGATCGACGTAGCCGCAAGCCGAACAAGTCCGGGAGGTGTAGGCAGGATTGACCCAGACCGTCTCGATGCCATAGAGCGCCTCCAGGGATTGGGGTTTCTCCCGGATATAGCGCTTGCCGAAGCGCGATACCAGCCGGTTCATGCGTCGGGAGAGTTTTGGGCTGCGAAAGTCCAGCCGTTCCAGGACGATCTGCCTGGGCCGGTATTGCGCGACCACATGATTGAGCAATCGATTGACTTCATTTTTGAGCCATTGCCTGAGCTTCTCGGTCAGGCGCACGTAGCGCTTGGAATCCCGCAGCCGCAGCCCCTGGCGTTGGCGGTTGCGGGCCAGTTCGGTCAGAACCTTATCGTAGCCGATCAAGCGGTCCAGAAAGTTGCGCCCTAGCAGATCCCCGCGGTCAGTGGCGAACAGACAGTTCAATCCAACATCCAGGGCGATTTGTTCCACCTTGGGATGATAGTCCCGCACCGGGACATCCTTGAGCAGATAAACCTGGATACCGCCGTCCTTGAGATGGATTTGACAGAATTGCTTCAGGGGGCCTTCGACCGCATCGAAGTAAGGATTCGACTTGAGGGGGATGAAGATCGGTTTGCCCTTGTCCAAGGTGGCCAGTTTGATCCAGTAATCGAAGTAGCTTGCCTTGTCCGGCGCTTTGGGCAACACCTTTGCAACCTTCTGATCCAGATGCAGCTGGATATGCCGGACATCGGGCAGGCGGTGGCGGCGGAAGGTGCGCTTGATGATCTGGCGGGCCAGCTTCAGCACCTCAGCGGGGAGCGGCTTGCCCTGCATCCGAACCTCCCGGCAGAACCATTTTTGATATTTGTTGATGTAACACAGTTGCATCCGGGTGGCCGCATCCAGGTCGGCGCCGCGCACCAAGTTGATAAAATCGTTCTGGCGGTTGCCCAACCAGCCTTTGAGCAGGGCAACCATTTGGTATTGCACCGTCTGCTTGTAGCGCTCCGACAGGGGCGAGACAATCGGCTTAACCTGGGCGTTTTTGTCGAGGCGGCCAGTTTCCAGCAAAAGACGCCATTTCCGTCTCAGAATCGCTCTGGCCGTTTGGCGGTAAGCGGCAACGACCGCTTCCACCTAGGCCGTCTTGGCCACGTTCATGGCCGGTTCCAACCGGTACGCTCTAATCGGCATCGGCCTGCAGCACCTCGATGATCTTTTCCGTCTTGCGCTTGCTACGGCGAATGCCATATATGCGGGCGCTGAACGAAGAGATAATGGCGATCAGATCCTGCATCAAGTCGGACGTTTCCTCTTCGGCCAGATTGACCACCTCGATCCGTCTTCCCTGGGCATCCAGTAGCACCTCCAAATAATTGAAACCAAAGCGCGTCAACCGGTCCTTATGCTCGACGATCAAGATGCCCCAACTCTCCCGCTGAAGCAGACCCAGTAATTTCCTCCGATTGTCGTTCACGCCGCTGCCCACTTCCTTGACCACTTCCACCACCTGATACCCTTTGGCGATGGCGTATTGCTTCAGCCGCTCCGCCTGGGATTCCAGGTCATTGCGATTCTCACTGGACGAAACTCGGGCATAGATGGCCGCCTTGTGGGAATCATAAGGGCTTTCACGCTCGATCTGCACCAATACCCGATTGTGCTCATCCTTGAACGCCCCAGGAATCTTCCCTCGCCGAAACCATTCCCAGGCCGTGCGATAGGTCACCCCATGACGCTTGGCGTATTCGCTCAGTTTGATAATCTCCATGCGGACATCCTATCCGAGTCGAATAGAGTGCACAACAATAATTATCTATTATTTTCTATGATAAGATGGAGTCGTTAACAACGCTCGAAGCTCCGCAAGCTTTTCACGCACCGATGGACGCCGAGACCGACGCCACCGCCTCCCTGCTCACCGCCGCCGGCTGGAAACAGCGGCTGGTGTTCTGGAGCGGCGCCATTCTGGTGGGGCTGTTCATCAGCGCCCTGACGCTGCTGAGCGAGCAGGCGGTGGTCCATCTGCGCGCATTTTTCGACCGGACGCCGGCGGGCATCTGGCTCATCAGCCCCCTGGGGCTGGTGCTGACCGTGTGGCTGACCGAACGCTGGTTCCCGGGGGCCGAACGCAGCGGGGTTCCCCAGGTCAAGGCGGCGCTGGCGATACACCGGGACCTGACGCTGCGCCAACGCTTCGTATCCTTTCCCATCGCCGTCGGCAAGGTGGCGCTCACCAATCTGGGGCTGCTGACGGGAGCGTCCGCGGGGCTGGGGGGGCCGGCGATCCAGATCGGCGCCTCGATCATAACCACCCTGGGCAGGGCGGCCCGCTTCCCGCTCCATTACCTGGAGCGGGGTTTCATCCTGGCCGGCAGCGCCGCCGGTTTCGCCGCCCTGTTCAGCGCCCCGCTGGCGGGCATCATCTTCGCCATCGAGGAACTGGGGCGGGAGATGGAGGAAAAGATCAGCAGCCTGGTGCTGACCGCCATCATCTTCGCCGGCATGACTGCCTACGTGATCCTGAATCACTACATTTTTCTCGAAGCCGCCGAGGTGACGCAGCCCCAGGGGCGCGCCTGGCTCAGCATCGGCTACTGCGGGATCGCCGGCGGGCTGGCCGGAGGCCTCTTCGCCTTCCTCCTGGTGCGGCTTGGACAACGCCTGTCCCGGGCGGGCCGGCGCACCCGCTGGGCGCTGATCGTCCTGTTCGGCCTGCTGCTGGCGGCTCTGGCGACGCTGAGCGGAGGCCGGACCCTGGGAACCGGCTATCCGATGCTGAAGCAAATCGTCAACGCCAGCCAGGCCGCATCCCTGTGGTTTCCTCTGGAAAAGGCGCTCGCGACCCTGATCACCGCCCTGAGCGGCGTGCCCGCCGGGCTGTTCGTCCCCTCCTTGTCGGTGGGCGCCGGGCTCGGGGCCGATCTGCACCACTGGCTGCCGCTGGCGCCGCTGCAGACGATGGTGCTGCTGAGCATGTGCGCCTATTTTTCCGGTATGCTGCAGAACCCGATGACCGCCTTCGTGCTGGTGATGGAGATAACCGACACCCATGAACTGCTGCTGCCGCTGATGGCCACCTCCTTCGTCGCCACCGGCACCGCGCGCCTGCTCAACCCCCGCTCCTTATATGAAATCCTGACCGAGAACTATGTCCGCAACCTTCCGCAGCAGGCTTAAAGGACTGGGCATCCTGCTGGGTCTGGCGCTCCTGCTCGCCTGGCTCGGCTGGCGGCTGGCGCAACCGCCCCATCTGGAGCTGATCGACCTTTCCGGCCGCCCGGTCCCCATCCCGCCCCGGCAGGGCCTGATGCTGATGAACTTCTGGGCCACCACCTGTCCGGCCTGCCTCCGGGAAATTCCTGTGCTCGTCCGCCTGCACCGGCGCTTCGGCGCCCGGGGGCTTAAGATCGTGGGGGTGGCAATGCCCTACGACCGCCCCGACCGGGTGGTGCGTTTCGCCCACGACTATCCCCTGCCCTACACCGTCGCCCTCGATCCTGCCGGGGCCGCCGCGGACGCTTTCGGCGTCCGTTTCACGCCCAGCTGGATACTCATCGACCCCCGCGGCAGGACCGTCTGGCGCCACACCAGCTACGTGGACGAGGCCGAGTTGGCCCGCCTGATCGAAACCCGTCTCCCATCGTGAGGACTGCGCATGTGGCTTAAAGCCTTTCACATCATTTTCATGGTCACCTGGTTCGCCGGCCTGTTCTATCTGCCGCGCCTGTTCGTGTACCACGCCATGGCCGAGGACGAAATCGGCCGCGAGCGCTTCAAGATCATGGAGCGCAAGCTCTACTTCGGCATCATGACGCCGGGCATGATCCTGACCTTCGTGTTCGGCATCTGGATGCTGGCCGACTATGCCTGGGCCCTCTACGGCCGGCAGGGCTGGCTCCATGCCAAGCTGGCGCTGCTAGTGGGGCTGGTAGCCTACCACCTAGCCTGCGGCAAGTGGCTGCTGGACTTCAAACACGACCGCAACCGCCACAGCCACGTGTTCTATCGCTGGATCAACGAAGTACCGGTGCTGTTTCTGTTCGCCATCGTCATTCTGGCGACGGTCAAACCGTTCTGAGGGAATCTGCTTATGACATTCAGACTAGGCGCGCTGCTGGGTTTTTTGTTTTGCGCCGCCCTGCTGGCGGTGGCGGCCTGGTTTCAGTTCGTCGAGGGACTGCAGCCGTGCCCGCTGTGCATCAGCCAGCGGGTCATGGTGCTGTTGGTGGGACTGGTCTTTCTCGTCGCTGCGCTGCACAACCGGGCGCCCCGGCTTTACGGCACCCTGGCCGGGGTGCTGGCCTTGGGGGGTGCGGCGATCTCGGCCCGTCACGTCTGGCTGCAGAATCTGCCGGAAGACGAAGTGCCGGCCTGCGGCCCCGGCCTGGGTTATGTGTTCAAGCATTTTCCCCTGACCGAAACCCTGCGCCTGCTGCTGAGCGGAACCGGCGAATGCAGCGAGGTGCTGTGGACCTTCCTGGGGCTGAGCATTCCCGCCTGGACCCTGCTGGCCTTCCTGGGGCTGGCCGGCTGGGCGTTGTGGCTGGGATGGCGGCGTCAGGCGTGCTGACGCAGGCGGGCGTGCAGCGGACTCTTACGCGGGAAATGGGCGCGTAGGAATTCCATCTGGTCGCTGAGGATCCGCCGTCCCTGAAGATAAATGTACTCGGCATGGGTCGGCACGAAAGGGATCGCCAGCAGCTCCATGCCGGCCTGTTCCGGGGTCCGCCCCGCCTTGTGGTTGTTGCATCGCTTGCAGGCGGTCACCACGTTGGTCCAGGTATCCTGACCGCCCTGGCTCAGGGGTGTCACATGGTCGCGCGACAGATCCCGGTGCAGGAAGCGCTGGCCGCAGTACAGGCACAGGTGGTTGTCGCGCCGGAACAGGGTGCGATTGTTGAGCGGCGGGATATAGTCCGGTCCCAGGGTCTGACCACTGTGACCGTAGGTGGCGATGATGGAATGCACCTCGATGACGCTGCGCCGCCCGGTGCGGGCGCACACCCCGCCGCGGACCCGGTACAATGGCGTCCCGCAGGTGTAGGCCACCTGGCCGAGGTAATACAGCTTGACCGCCGCCTGATAATCGATCCATTCCAGCGGCATGCCTGCCGCATCGGTTCTGAGCACCTGCAAGGACAACGCGTTCATGTGGCCTCCACCCCGGCTGATTGAAAAAATTCACGTCATGTCAAGATTTATGCACATTGCGCCTTCGTTTGGAAACCGAGCGGTCAAGCCCATCTCTCCTCATCCGTCGAAATCGCATAACGGATTGATATAAAACAGGAATCGCTTCACTGACCAGTTTTTTTACAATTTGAAGACAGGCCAGAATCCATGCACTTTACGGCCCGCTTTCAGCACCTTTTCCACAAACTTATCCACAGTTTCTGTGAATAAAAATCCGGGCGCGGATTGTTTCCTGTCCAGATAAAGACTGTCTCCTGGGATCGATAATACTTCACATCCGCAACGCTTTGGAAGCCCGCATGCCCCCCATTCTCAAGGTCGCCGTTCCCGCCCCCCTGCCCGGAGCGTTCGACTACCGGCCGCCTCCCGGCGTCCCGCCGGCACAGCTGCGTCCGGGCGTCCGCCTGCGGGTGCCGTTCGGACGCGGCACCCGCGTCGGCGTCCTGCTGGGCCTGGCAGCGCACAGCCAAGTCCAAGGCGAGCGCCTTAAGCCCGCCCTGGAAATCCTCGACGCCCAGCCCCTGCTGCGGGAGGCGGATCTGCGGCTGTTGCAGTGGGCGGCACGCTACTATCACCATCCCATCGGCGAAGTCATCGCCGCCGCCCTGCCCGTAGCGCTACGCCAGGGACGTCCGGCCCGGCGCCGCTGCCCGCAATGGCTGCGCCTGACCGCCGCCGGCCGGGAAGCCGAGCCCGGGGCCAAGGCCCCCCGCCAACAGGCCCTGTTGAATCTATTGCGGCAACATGACGGAGTGATGACAGCGGCCCGGCTCCAGACCATCGACTGGCCTTGGCGGCCGGTGGCCAAAGCCCTCGCCGCCCGGGGGTGGGTGGAATTCACCACCGCCCCACCGCCGCAGGAAACCGCCTGCCCTCCGGATT comes from Methylomarinovum caldicuralii and encodes:
- a CDS encoding chloride channel protein, encoding MDAETDATASLLTAAGWKQRLVFWSGAILVGLFISALTLLSEQAVVHLRAFFDRTPAGIWLISPLGLVLTVWLTERWFPGAERSGVPQVKAALAIHRDLTLRQRFVSFPIAVGKVALTNLGLLTGASAGLGGPAIQIGASIITTLGRAARFPLHYLERGFILAGSAAGFAALFSAPLAGIIFAIEELGREMEEKISSLVLTAIIFAGMTAYVILNHYIFLEAAEVTQPQGRAWLSIGYCGIAGGLAGGLFAFLLVRLGQRLSRAGRRTRWALIVLFGLLLAALATLSGGRTLGTGYPMLKQIVNASQAASLWFPLEKALATLITALSGVPAGLFVPSLSVGAGLGADLHHWLPLAPLQTMVLLSMCAYFSGMLQNPMTAFVLVMEITDTHELLLPLMATSFVATGTARLLNPRSLYEILTENYVRNLPQQA
- a CDS encoding disulfide bond formation protein B; amino-acid sequence: MTFRLGALLGFLFCAALLAVAAWFQFVEGLQPCPLCISQRVMVLLVGLVFLVAALHNRAPRLYGTLAGVLALGGAAISARHVWLQNLPEDEVPACGPGLGYVFKHFPLTETLRLLLSGTGECSEVLWTFLGLSIPAWTLLAFLGLAGWALWLGWRRQAC
- a CDS encoding TlpA family protein disulfide reductase, encoding MSATFRSRLKGLGILLGLALLLAWLGWRLAQPPHLELIDLSGRPVPIPPRQGLMLMNFWATTCPACLREIPVLVRLHRRFGARGLKIVGVAMPYDRPDRVVRFAHDYPLPYTVALDPAGAAADAFGVRFTPSWILIDPRGRTVWRHTSYVDEAELARLIETRLPS
- the hemJ gene encoding protoporphyrinogen oxidase HemJ produces the protein MWLKAFHIIFMVTWFAGLFYLPRLFVYHAMAEDEIGRERFKIMERKLYFGIMTPGMILTFVFGIWMLADYAWALYGRQGWLHAKLALLVGLVAYHLACGKWLLDFKHDRNRHSHVFYRWINEVPVLFLFAIVILATVKPF
- a CDS encoding HNH endonuclease, encoding MNALSLQVLRTDAAGMPLEWIDYQAAVKLYYLGQVAYTCGTPLYRVRGGVCARTGRRSVIEVHSIIATYGHSGQTLGPDYIPPLNNRTLFRRDNHLCLYCGQRFLHRDLSRDHVTPLSQGGQDTWTNVVTACKRCNNHKAGRTPEQAGMELLAIPFVPTHAEYIYLQGRRILSDQMEFLRAHFPRKSPLHARLRQHA